The genomic interval TTCGCTTTGCCGCCCTCAAAGGGATAGCCAAAGGCAAAACGGGGACGAATAACGGTTTTGCCTGTCTCGTCAGCGTAACCTATACGCCCTTTCCTGTCCACTATGCGGTATAGTCCTTCACTTACATAATCGTCTCCGTTATCATATTGAAAGATCTCATAATGTTTGCTTGAACCGCAACTGCACAACAAAAGGCCAATACAGATATACCAGATTATTCGTTTCATAATATCTTTATTTCTC from uncultured Alistipes sp. carries:
- a CDS encoding WG repeat-containing protein, which translates into the protein MKRIIWYICIGLLLCSCGSSKHYEIFQYDNGDDYVSEGLYRIVDRKGRIGYADETGKTVIRPRFAFGYPFEGGKAKVTDNGERKEVPGSDGEYWYWESEVWYYIDKSGNRIQ